One Amaranthus tricolor cultivar Red isolate AtriRed21 chromosome 1, ASM2621246v1, whole genome shotgun sequence DNA window includes the following coding sequences:
- the LOC130824539 gene encoding uncharacterized protein LOC130824539, whose product MDPPPPTTITQTPTIITTVQNPPYPDSIDSSPRSLPSFDDPFPPSSNNKLRLMCSYGGHIVPRPHDKSLCYVGGDTRMVVVDRSSSFPDLISRLSKTLLNNRPFTLKYQLPNEDLDSLITVSTEEDLDNMIDEYDRLLGNSSVGKSSRIRLFLFPVKPEGSTSIGSILDGSNRSEDWFLNALNGAAQLQRGFSDPSSVNCLLGLEENGIGFVNSQINDCNAKNTSMNSNSKEDGESVNHAKGKLGNLNQSNSDIHSVPDSPIIENNSSFGSTSSSPSLANLPPIRVHVDDGSVSGGGVRVLGGIEEQFAQMGLNVQKQLVVDDQGNSAVISPPSTAIVSNVAAAVMGGGGGDFVNRAYSDDERSDHGVPVGGRKVQQQQQQQQQQMLQQMAMASQVHQKFSHGGELMSPDSVSSDSSFSNVISRPNPAMYQNPGALIASGSNRLPPNVIDPNAQIPIQQVSETGYVLPPQFDQQQLFPQQLFQQQQHQLQQHQQQQHQLQQLQQQQHQQQQLLQQQHQQQQQLAQHQQNPQAQPQQYVPAGTHFVHHPASGGVPIQAYYPVYPQQTQHHPHQYPVYYVSSGQAQGYSLPNHGEAVNSNPSVRPQTLPNPTIITNSSAHNPTRNAAPLNPEMAPPVYRTTAGPGPQFVQVPPSQPQPSQAHPQSSQGQPQPSQAQPQPSQAQPQAQAQAQAQSQAQQQQQFVGYSQIHPSQSIAPNSTGGGGGGYAYEYPDPSHAQIYYTQPLPPSLAPQYQGVTSAPAMVMPDGSSTQLPTENVKPQIRSSQPL is encoded by the exons ATGGACCCGCCGCCACCCACCACAATCACCCAAACTCCCACCATCATCACCACCGTTCAAAATCCACCGTACCCAGATTCCATCGACTCTTCTCCACGCTCCCTTCCATCCTTCGACGATCCTTTCCCTCCTTCCTCCAATAACAAACTCCGTCTTATGTGCAGCTATGGCGGCCACATAGTCCCTCGCCCTCACGACAAATCCCTCTGCTACGTTGGTGGTGATACTCGCATGGTAGTCGTTGACAGATCTTCGTCTTTCCCCGATCTTATTTCACGTCTCTCCAAAACCCTCCTTAATAACCGACCTTTTACTCTTAAATACCAGCTTCCTAATGAAGATCTTGATTCTCTTATCACTGTTTCCACTGAAGAGGATCTTGAtaacatgattgatgaatatgaTCGTTTACTGGGTAATTCTTCTGTTGGGAAATCATCGAGGATTCGTTTGTTTTTGTTCCCGGTTAAACCTGAAGGGTCTACTTCTATTGGGTCGATTTTGGATGGGTCTAATAGATCCGAGGATTGGTTTTTGAATGCTTTGAATGGTGCTGCTCAGCTTCAACGAGGGTTTTCGGATCCTAGTTCGGTGAATTGTTTGTTGGGTTTAGAAGAAAATGGAATTGGGTTTGTGAATTCACAGATTAATGATTGTAATGCTAAGAATACCAGTATGAATTCCAATTCTAAAGAGGATGGAGAGAGTGTTAATCACGCTAAAGGAAAATTGGGGAATCTTAATCAAAGTAATTCGGATATCCATTCGGTTCCAGATTCTCCTATTATCGAGAATAATTCTTCGTTTGGATCCACATCTTCGTCGCCTTCCTTAGCAAATCTGCCGCCAATTAGGGTTCATGTGGATGATGGGAGCGTTAGTGGTGGTGGAGTTAGGGTTTTGGGTGGGATTGAGGAGCAGTTCGCTCAAATGGGGTTAAATGTTCAGAAACAGCTGGTGGTTGATGATCAAGGCAATTCTGCAGTCATATCACCGCCATCTACCGCAATTGTTTCTAATGTTGCTGCTGCCGTGATGGGTGGCGGGGGCGGTGATTTCGTCAATAGGGCTTATTCGGATGACGAGAGATCGGATCATGGGGTACCTGTTGGTGGTAGGAAGGTGCAgcaacagcagcagcagcagcagcagcagatGCTCCAGCAAATGGCGATGGCTTCACAAGTACATCAAAAGTTCTCACATGGTGGTGAATTGATGTCACCTGATTCTGTTTCTAG CGACAGTAGTTTCTCGAATGTGATCTCTCGCCCAAACCCCGCCATGTATCAAAATCCCGGTGCTCTAATAGCATCCGGAAGCAACAGGCTCCCCCCAAATGTGATCGATCCAAATGCCCAAATTCCGATTCAACAAGTTTCTGAAACTGGGTATGTACTGCCTCCTCAATTCGATCAACAGCAACTGTTCCCGCAACAATTGTTTCAGCAACAGCAACACCAGTTGCAGCAGCACCAACAGCAACAACACCAGCTGCAGCAGCTCCAACAGCAACAACACCAGCAGCAGCAGCTGCTACAGCAACAGCACCAACAGCAGCAGCAGTTGGCACAACACCAGCAGAACCCGCAAGCCCAACCCCAACAATATGTTCCAGCAGGTACACACTTTGTGCATCACCCTGCTTCAGGAGGCGTGCCAATCCAAGCATACTATCCTGTATATCCTCAGCAAACACAACACCATCCTCATCAATACCCCGTTTATTACGTCTCTTCTGGCCAAGCTCAAGGTTACAGCTTACCAAATCATGGTGAAGCTGTTAACTCTAATCCTTCTGTTCGACCCCAAACCCTGCCAAATCCTACCATTATCACAAACTCTTCAGCACATAACCCTACTAGGAATGCAGCCCCACTTAATCCTGAAATGGCTCCTCCTGTCTACAGAACTACTGCTGGACCAGGTCCGCAGTTTGTTCAAGTTCCTCCTAGCCAGCCTCAACCCTCTCAGGCACATCCTCAATCCTCTCAAGGACAGCCTCAACCCTCTCAAGCACAGCCTCAACCCTCTCAAGCACAGCCTCAAGCCCAAGCCCAAGCCCAAGCCCAATCCCAAGCCCAGCAACAACAACAGTTTGTGGGTTACTCTCAGATTCACCCATCTCAGTCCATCGCTCCCAATTCAACTGGTGGTGGCGGTGGTGGTTATGCGTATGAGTATCCAGATCCTTCTCATGCTCAAATATATTATACTCAGCCTCTGCCTCCTTCCCTGGCTCCTCAATATCAAGGTGTGACATCAGCTCCTGCAATGGTTATGCCAGATGGATCTTCTACTCAGCTTCCTACTGAAAATGTGAAGCCGCAAATCCGGAGCTCTCAACCGTTGTAG